One stretch of Cellulomonas wangsupingiae DNA includes these proteins:
- a CDS encoding glycine--tRNA ligase, whose protein sequence is MNATPSPARLDAAISLAKRRGFVFQSGEIYGGTRSAWDYGPLGVELKENIKRQWWIAMTRRDDIVGIDSSVILPTPVWVASGHVGAFTDPLTECLSCHKRFREDHMLEDFEARKGRVPENGLADIACPGCGTRGQWTEPRDFNMMLKTYLGPVEDESGLHYLRPETAQGIFVNYANVARTSRKKPPFGIAQIGKAFRNEITPGNFIFRTREFEQMEMEFFVAPGTDEEWHQYWIDTRLAWYTGLGISGDNLRLHEHPPEKLSHYSSRTVDIEYRYGFQGSEWGELEGIANRTDYDLTTHSRSSGVDLSHLDPESGERWTPYVIEPSAGPNRSLMAFLVDAYDEDEATSGKGVTEKRTVLRLDPRLAPVKVAVLPLSKSADLQPVATNLADSLRRRWNVDMDVTQAIGRRYRRQDEIGTPFCVTVDFDTLDDQAVTVRDRDTMAQDRVALDKVEQYLAERLVGA, encoded by the coding sequence GTGAACGCAACGCCGTCCCCCGCACGACTCGACGCCGCCATCTCACTCGCCAAGCGACGCGGTTTCGTCTTCCAGTCGGGAGAGATCTACGGCGGAACCCGTTCTGCGTGGGACTACGGCCCGCTCGGGGTCGAGCTCAAGGAGAACATCAAGCGCCAGTGGTGGATCGCGATGACCCGGCGCGACGACATCGTGGGCATCGACTCGTCGGTGATCCTGCCGACGCCGGTGTGGGTCGCGTCGGGGCACGTCGGTGCGTTCACCGACCCGCTCACGGAGTGCCTCAGCTGTCACAAGCGGTTCCGTGAGGACCACATGCTGGAGGACTTCGAGGCCAGGAAGGGCCGCGTGCCCGAGAACGGGCTGGCCGACATCGCGTGCCCCGGCTGCGGCACGCGCGGGCAGTGGACCGAGCCGCGCGACTTCAACATGATGCTGAAGACGTACCTCGGCCCGGTCGAGGACGAGTCCGGCCTGCACTACCTGCGGCCCGAGACCGCGCAGGGCATCTTCGTCAACTACGCCAACGTCGCACGCACCTCACGCAAGAAGCCGCCCTTCGGGATCGCGCAGATCGGCAAGGCTTTCCGCAACGAGATCACGCCCGGCAACTTCATCTTCCGTACGCGTGAGTTCGAGCAGATGGAGATGGAGTTCTTCGTCGCCCCGGGCACGGACGAAGAATGGCACCAGTACTGGATCGACACGCGCCTCGCCTGGTACACGGGGCTCGGGATCAGCGGTGACAACCTCCGGCTCCACGAGCACCCGCCGGAGAAGCTGTCGCACTACTCCTCCCGTACGGTCGACATCGAGTACCGGTACGGGTTCCAGGGCTCGGAGTGGGGCGAGCTCGAGGGCATCGCCAACCGGACCGACTACGACCTCACCACGCACTCGCGGAGCTCGGGGGTGGACCTCTCCCACCTCGACCCCGAGTCGGGAGAGCGCTGGACGCCGTACGTGATCGAGCCGTCGGCGGGCCCCAACCGCTCCCTCATGGCGTTCCTCGTCGACGCGTACGACGAGGACGAGGCGACGAGCGGCAAGGGCGTCACCGAGAAGCGCACCGTCCTGCGGCTCGACCCGCGACTCGCACCCGTCAAGGTCGCGGTCCTGCCGCTGTCCAAGTCCGCGGACCTGCAGCCCGTCGCGACGAACCTCGCGGACTCGCTGCGTCGCCGCTGGAACGTCGACATGGACGTCACGCAGGCCATCGGCCGCAGGTACCGCCGCCAGGACGAGATCGGTACGCCGTTCTGCGTCACGGTCGACTTCGACACGCTCGACGACCAGGCCGTCACCGTGCGGGACCGCGACACGATGGCCCAGGACCGCGTCGCCCTCGACAAGGTCGAGCAGTACCTCGCGGAGCGCCTCGTCGGCGCCTGA
- a CDS encoding AAA family ATPase, which produces MTDAPARPLLGAHDIAVDRERVRRRRVIRLCLVVLALEAYVVWSALTGRPLVALPAVDPLVVAPVLFFVALIGLLLGTQVGAGRSPHITFRPEQVDVTLDDVVGIDPIVDDVRRSIDLFQTHRRFADKMGGTPRRGILFEGPPGTGKTLTAKAMAAEAGVPFLFVSATSFQSMYYGATARKIRAYFKALRAAARKEGGAIGFIEEIDAIALRRGGLLGAAPTAAFVGLPSLSAVLAGQGTGVVRNAMVSEGTGGVVNELLVQMQSFDEPVGADRVYNRLVAAVNLLLPAHRQLRLRRPTRAPLLLIAATNRADHLDPALLRPGRFDRRLTFNPPDAHGRRALVDHFLARRAHHAELDEPAARDRVAAATSGWTPVMVEHLLDEALVNALRRGDDEMRFVDVETARITELVGLGHPVTYTAGERALIATHEAGHAVTAWLVAPNRNLEVLTIVKRGSALGLLAHGDCEEVYTHTQYDLRALVQIAMGGWVAEELFFGQTTTGPASDLAAATRTAAQMVGAAGMTGSLVSFAATDRDLVSAVIADRSARAQLEEVLDSARGTVRRLLASNRDLVEALRDALLDRHELVGEEITSVLEKAVASRPDGDRPVRSAEHLRIA; this is translated from the coding sequence GTGACCGACGCCCCCGCCAGGCCCCTGCTCGGCGCGCACGACATCGCCGTCGACCGCGAGCGGGTGCGCCGCCGCCGGGTGATCCGCCTGTGCCTGGTGGTCCTGGCGCTCGAGGCGTACGTCGTGTGGTCGGCCCTCACCGGGCGGCCGCTCGTGGCGCTGCCCGCCGTCGACCCGCTGGTCGTCGCCCCGGTGCTGTTCTTCGTCGCGCTGATCGGGCTGCTGCTGGGCACGCAGGTGGGCGCCGGGCGCTCGCCGCACATCACGTTCCGCCCGGAGCAGGTCGACGTCACGCTCGACGACGTGGTCGGCATCGACCCGATCGTGGACGACGTGCGCCGCTCGATCGACCTGTTCCAGACGCACCGCCGGTTCGCCGACAAGATGGGGGGCACGCCGCGCCGGGGCATCCTGTTCGAGGGGCCGCCCGGGACCGGCAAGACCCTGACGGCCAAGGCGATGGCGGCCGAGGCGGGCGTGCCGTTCCTGTTCGTGTCGGCGACGAGCTTCCAGTCGATGTACTACGGCGCGACGGCCCGCAAGATCCGCGCGTACTTCAAGGCGCTGCGTGCCGCGGCCCGCAAGGAGGGTGGCGCGATCGGCTTCATCGAGGAGATCGACGCGATCGCGCTGCGCCGCGGGGGTCTGCTGGGTGCCGCGCCGACGGCCGCGTTCGTCGGGCTGCCGTCGCTCTCGGCCGTGCTCGCCGGCCAGGGCACCGGGGTGGTCCGCAACGCGATGGTCTCCGAGGGCACGGGCGGCGTGGTCAACGAGCTGCTGGTGCAGATGCAGTCGTTCGACGAGCCCGTCGGCGCCGATCGCGTCTACAACCGCCTCGTCGCCGCCGTGAACCTGCTGCTGCCGGCGCACCGCCAGCTCAGGCTGCGGCGCCCCACACGTGCGCCGCTCCTGCTCATCGCCGCGACCAACCGCGCGGACCACCTGGACCCGGCGCTGCTGCGCCCGGGCCGGTTCGACCGGCGCCTGACGTTCAACCCGCCGGACGCGCACGGGCGGCGCGCGCTCGTCGACCACTTCCTCGCCCGGCGCGCGCACCACGCGGAGCTGGACGAGCCCGCGGCCCGCGACCGCGTGGCGGCGGCGACGAGCGGGTGGACGCCCGTGATGGTCGAGCACCTGCTCGACGAGGCCCTGGTCAACGCGTTGCGGCGCGGCGACGACGAGATGCGGTTCGTGGACGTCGAGACCGCGCGCATCACCGAGCTCGTGGGCCTCGGCCACCCCGTGACGTACACGGCGGGGGAGCGCGCGCTCATCGCGACGCACGAAGCGGGCCACGCCGTCACCGCGTGGCTCGTCGCCCCCAACCGCAACCTCGAGGTGCTGACGATCGTCAAGCGCGGGTCCGCCCTGGGGCTGCTCGCGCACGGTGACTGCGAGGAGGTCTACACGCACACGCAGTACGACCTGCGGGCGCTGGTGCAGATCGCGATGGGCGGCTGGGTCGCCGAGGAGCTGTTCTTCGGCCAGACGACGACGGGCCCGGCCTCGGACCTCGCGGCCGCCACGCGCACGGCGGCGCAGATGGTCGGCGCGGCGGGCATGACGGGGTCGCTCGTGTCCTTCGCTGCGACCGACAGGGACCTGGTCTCGGCCGTCATCGCCGACCGGTCGGCGCGCGCCCAGCTCGAGGAGGTGCTCGACAGCGCGCGGGGGACCGTGCGCCGGCTGCTGGCGAGCAACCGGGACCTCGTGGAGGCACTGCGGGACGCGCTGCTGGACCGTCACGAGCTGGTCGGCGAGGAGATCACCTCCGTGCTGGAGAAGGCCGTCGCGTCGCGTCCGGACGGGGATCGTCCGGTCCGTTCCGCGGAGCACCTGCGGATCGCCTGA
- a CDS encoding chemotaxis protein CheW — MSAATWHRHPTTAAPRLPLRTRLRHLTETVRWAPAPYFEGTARQRLQYVGYLLGSVLVWTSGSLVVLAALGRALTSF, encoded by the coding sequence GTGTCCGCCGCCACCTGGCACCGTCACCCGACGACAGCCGCCCCCCGTCTTCCCCTCCGCACCCGCCTGCGCCACCTCACCGAGACCGTGCGCTGGGCCCCCGCCCCGTACTTCGAGGGCACCGCACGCCAGCGCCTGCAGTACGTGGGCTACCTGCTCGGCTCCGTGCTCGTCTGGACCAGCGGCTCGCTGGTCGTCCTCGCGGCCCTCGGCCGCGCGCTCACGTCCTTCTGA
- the nrdH gene encoding glutaredoxin-like protein NrdH — MTITVYSKPACVQCTATYRALDKLGHDYTVVDISQDADARDYVMSLGHLQAPVVVAGGENWSGYRPDRIKALADKLATQVA, encoded by the coding sequence ATGACCATCACGGTGTACAGCAAGCCGGCATGCGTGCAGTGCACGGCCACGTACCGCGCCCTGGACAAGCTCGGCCACGACTACACGGTGGTCGACATCTCGCAGGACGCCGACGCGCGTGACTACGTCATGTCGCTCGGCCACCTGCAGGCGCCCGTCGTCGTCGCAGGCGGCGAGAACTGGTCGGGCTACCGCCCGGACCGCATCAAGGCGCTCGCGGACAAGCTGGCGACGCAGGTCGCCTGA
- the nrdI gene encoding class Ib ribonucleoside-diphosphate reductase assembly flavoprotein NrdI: MDNLVYFSSASGNTHRFVQKLGLGARRIPLRPTDEFLHVSAPYVLVLPTYGGGNEGGAVPRQVVKFLNDEDNRALIRGVIAAGNTNFGEAYCIAGDIVASKCHVPYLYAFELMGTTEDVTRVREGLGRFWQRQSQIPA, translated from the coding sequence ATGGACAACCTCGTCTACTTCTCCTCCGCGTCGGGCAACACCCACCGCTTCGTGCAGAAGCTCGGCCTGGGGGCGCGGCGCATCCCGCTGCGGCCCACGGACGAGTTCCTGCACGTCAGCGCGCCGTACGTGCTCGTGCTGCCGACCTACGGGGGCGGCAACGAGGGCGGCGCGGTGCCACGGCAGGTCGTCAAGTTCCTCAACGACGAGGACAACCGTGCGCTGATCCGCGGCGTCATCGCGGCCGGCAACACGAACTTCGGTGAGGCGTACTGCATCGCCGGCGACATCGTGGCCTCCAAGTGCCACGTGCCGTACCTGTACGCCTTCGAGCTCATGGGAACCACAGAGGACGTCACCCGCGTCCGCGAGGGATTGGGAAGATTTTGGCAGCGACAGTCACAGATACCCGCGTAG
- the nrdE gene encoding class 1b ribonucleoside-diphosphate reductase subunit alpha has product MAATVTDTRVDLTGLDYHALNAMLNLYDADGKIQFDADRQAAREFFLQHVNQNTVFFHDLDEKLDYLVENKYYDPAVLAQYDRAFIKSLFQHAYAKKFRFQTFLGAFKYYTSYTLKTFDGKRYLERFEDRVCMVALALAEGDQQFATNLVDEIVSGRFQPATPTFLNLGKAQRGEPVSCFLLRIEDNMESIARGINSALQLSKRGGGVALLLSNIREHGAPIKHIENQSSGVIPVMKLLEDSFSYANQLGARQGAGAVYLHAHHPDIYRFLDTKRENADEKIRIKTLSLGVVIPDITFELAKKNEPMYLFSPYDVERVYGVPFADVNVTEKYYEMVDDGRIRKTKINAREFFQTLAEIQFESGYPYVMFEDTVNRANPIEGKITHSNLCSEILQVSTPSTYNEDLSYAEVGRDISCNLGSMNIALSMDSPDLGKTVETAIRALTAVSDQTSIESVPSIKKANAGGHAIGLGQMNLHGYLARERIFYGSDEGLDFTNMYFYTVAYHAIRASNLLAQERGEKFYGFEKSTYATGEYFTKYIEQTWTPRTARVQALFDEACVRIPTQDDWRLLAALVAEHGLYNQNLQAVPPTGSISYINHSTSSIHPIASKIEIRKEGKIGRVYYPAPFMTNDNLEYYQDAYEIGFEKVIDTYAEATQHVDQGLSLTLFFKDTATTRDLNKAQIYAWRKGIKTIYYIRLRQMALEGTEVEGCVSCML; this is encoded by the coding sequence TTGGCAGCGACAGTCACAGATACCCGCGTAGACCTGACGGGGCTGGACTACCACGCCCTCAACGCGATGCTCAACCTGTACGACGCGGACGGGAAGATCCAGTTCGACGCCGACCGGCAGGCCGCGCGCGAGTTCTTCCTGCAGCACGTCAACCAGAACACGGTCTTCTTCCACGACCTCGACGAGAAGCTCGACTACCTGGTCGAGAACAAGTACTACGACCCGGCCGTGCTCGCGCAGTACGACCGCGCGTTCATCAAGTCGCTGTTCCAGCACGCGTACGCGAAGAAGTTCCGCTTCCAGACGTTCCTCGGCGCGTTCAAGTACTACACGTCGTACACGCTGAAGACGTTCGACGGCAAGCGGTACCTCGAGCGCTTCGAGGACCGCGTGTGCATGGTCGCGCTCGCCCTGGCCGAGGGTGACCAGCAGTTCGCGACGAACCTGGTCGACGAGATCGTCTCGGGCCGCTTCCAGCCCGCGACCCCCACGTTCCTCAACCTCGGCAAGGCGCAGCGCGGCGAGCCGGTGTCCTGCTTCCTGCTGCGCATCGAGGACAACATGGAGTCCATCGCGCGCGGCATCAACTCCGCCCTGCAGCTGTCGAAGCGCGGTGGCGGCGTGGCCCTGCTGCTGTCGAACATCCGCGAGCACGGCGCGCCCATCAAGCACATCGAGAACCAGAGCTCCGGCGTCATCCCCGTGATGAAGCTGCTCGAGGACTCGTTCTCGTACGCCAACCAGCTCGGTGCGCGCCAGGGCGCCGGTGCGGTGTACCTGCACGCGCACCACCCGGACATCTACCGCTTCCTCGACACCAAGCGCGAGAACGCGGACGAGAAGATCCGCATCAAGACGCTGTCGCTCGGCGTCGTCATCCCGGACATCACGTTCGAGCTGGCGAAGAAGAACGAGCCGATGTACCTCTTCTCGCCGTACGACGTCGAGCGTGTCTACGGCGTGCCGTTCGCCGACGTGAACGTCACCGAGAAGTACTACGAGATGGTCGACGACGGCCGGATCCGCAAGACCAAGATCAACGCGCGCGAGTTCTTCCAGACCCTCGCCGAGATCCAGTTCGAGTCGGGCTACCCGTACGTCATGTTCGAGGACACGGTGAACCGGGCCAACCCCATCGAGGGCAAGATCACGCACTCGAACCTGTGCTCGGAGATCCTGCAGGTCTCGACGCCGTCGACGTACAACGAGGACCTGTCGTACGCCGAGGTCGGCCGCGACATCTCCTGCAACCTGGGCTCGATGAACATCGCGCTGTCGATGGACTCCCCGGACCTGGGCAAGACCGTCGAGACCGCGATCCGCGCGCTGACGGCCGTCTCGGACCAGACGAGCATCGAGTCGGTGCCGTCGATCAAGAAGGCGAACGCCGGCGGCCACGCCATCGGCCTGGGCCAGATGAACCTGCACGGGTACCTGGCGCGCGAGCGGATCTTCTACGGGTCCGACGAGGGCCTGGACTTCACGAACATGTACTTCTACACGGTGGCGTACCACGCGATCCGCGCGTCGAACCTGCTCGCGCAGGAGCGCGGGGAGAAGTTCTACGGGTTCGAGAAGTCGACCTACGCGACCGGCGAGTACTTCACCAAGTACATCGAGCAGACGTGGACCCCGCGCACCGCGCGCGTGCAGGCGCTGTTCGACGAGGCCTGCGTGCGCATCCCCACGCAGGACGACTGGCGCCTGCTGGCCGCGCTCGTCGCCGAGCACGGTCTGTACAACCAGAACCTGCAGGCGGTGCCGCCGACCGGCTCGATCTCGTACATCAACCACTCGACGAGCTCGATCCACCCGATCGCGTCGAAGATCGAGATCCGCAAGGAGGGGAAGATCGGGCGCGTCTACTACCCGGCGCCCTTCATGACGAACGACAACCTCGAGTACTACCAGGACGCGTACGAGATCGGTTTCGAGAAGGTCATCGACACGTACGCCGAGGCGACGCAGCACGTCGACCAGGGCCTGTCGCTCACGCTCTTCTTCAAGGACACCGCCACCACGCGCGACCTGAACAAGGCGCAGATCTACGCGTGGCGCAAGGGCATCAAGACGATCTACTACATCCGCCTGCGGCAGATGGCGCTCGAGGGCACCGAGGTCGAGGGCTGCGTCAGCTGCATGCTCTGA
- the nrdF gene encoding class 1b ribonucleoside-diphosphate reductase subunit beta codes for MMSTGKLKLVDRVSAINWNRLQDEKDAEVWDRLVGNFWLPEKVPVSNDIQSWATLTEAEKTMTTRVFTGLTLLDTIQGTVGAVSLIPDALTPHEEAVYTNIAFMESVHAKSYSSIFSTLISTKEIDEAFRWSEENPNLQRKAEIVLNYYRGDEPLKRKVASTMLESFLFYSGFYAPMYWASRAKLTNTADLIRLIIRDEAVHGYYIGYKYQKGLELVSEAERAELKDYTFNLLFELYDNEVEYTQDLYDDLGLTEDVKKFLRYNANKALMNLGYEALFPRDETDVNPAILSALSPNADENHDFFSGSGSSYVIGKAVNTEDDDWDF; via the coding sequence ATGATGAGCACGGGCAAGCTGAAGCTGGTCGACCGCGTGTCGGCGATCAACTGGAACCGGCTGCAGGACGAGAAGGACGCGGAGGTCTGGGACCGCCTCGTCGGCAACTTCTGGCTGCCGGAGAAGGTGCCGGTCTCCAACGACATCCAGTCCTGGGCGACCCTCACCGAGGCCGAGAAGACGATGACGACCCGCGTCTTCACCGGTCTGACGCTGCTGGACACCATCCAGGGCACGGTCGGCGCGGTCAGCCTCATCCCCGACGCGCTGACCCCGCACGAGGAGGCCGTCTACACGAACATCGCGTTCATGGAGTCGGTGCACGCCAAGTCGTACTCCTCGATCTTCTCCACGCTGATCTCCACCAAGGAGATCGACGAGGCGTTCCGCTGGTCGGAAGAGAACCCGAACCTGCAGCGCAAGGCCGAGATCGTCCTGAACTACTACCGGGGTGACGAGCCGCTCAAGCGCAAGGTCGCCTCGACCATGCTCGAGTCGTTCCTGTTCTACTCCGGCTTCTACGCGCCCATGTACTGGGCGTCGCGCGCCAAGCTCACCAACACGGCCGACCTCATCCGCCTCATCATCCGTGACGAGGCGGTGCACGGGTACTACATCGGCTACAAGTACCAGAAGGGCCTCGAGCTGGTCAGCGAGGCGGAGCGCGCGGAGCTCAAGGACTACACGTTCAACCTGCTGTTCGAGCTGTACGACAACGAGGTGGAGTACACGCAGGACCTCTACGACGACCTCGGCCTGACCGAGGACGTCAAGAAGTTCCTGCGCTACAACGCCAACAAGGCCCTGATGAACCTCGGCTACGAGGCGCTCTTCCCGCGCGACGAGACGGACGTCAACCCGGCGATCCTCTCCGCGCTGAGCCCCAACGCCGACGAGAACCACGACTTCTTCTCCGGGTCGGGCTCGTCGTACGTGATCGGCAAGGCCGTGAACACCGAGGACGACGACTGGGACTTCTGA
- a CDS encoding SAVED domain-containing protein: MAEIRRDTEVARTALARGVELRVWVKAAGRCVLCAAYLLDERTWHIHTTKVGEVAHIVGASSGPKSPRGNSPLDEEARAAESNLMLLCHACHRMVDDPQNVEIWTEGVLSQRKEEHEARVRRVTDFSTLQRTLVVTTESTVRSERVTVGSRQITHALVEEGLTAHMDGGLRSDICVKLPEALDDPSDWAYAMKTIVAQVRKIRRSIEQGADADLSVFALAPIPLLMNLGALLDDTTTVRVFDRHRDDHEARAWMWRTRREGPPVKFDIDVPRDASATELVIEVAVSGTARVGRLPEDVEPLPRARMALTGQDARAGVLETRADLDAASAAWTRSLALVEERCPNVRTLHVVASVPASLAVRMGRARMRAAHPAFVVYQLANGTYMPTPTITDPVE; this comes from the coding sequence GTGGCCGAGATCAGACGTGACACCGAGGTTGCGCGCACTGCGCTGGCCCGCGGGGTCGAACTGCGTGTGTGGGTCAAGGCCGCGGGCCGCTGTGTTCTGTGCGCGGCGTACCTGCTCGACGAGCGCACGTGGCACATCCACACCACCAAGGTCGGAGAGGTCGCACACATCGTCGGCGCGTCCTCGGGACCGAAGTCGCCGCGTGGCAACAGCCCGCTTGACGAGGAGGCCCGCGCTGCCGAGTCGAACCTGATGCTGCTCTGCCACGCATGTCATCGGATGGTGGACGACCCGCAGAACGTCGAGATCTGGACCGAGGGCGTGCTGTCCCAGCGCAAGGAGGAGCACGAGGCGCGCGTCCGCCGTGTCACTGACTTCTCGACCCTGCAGCGCACCCTCGTGGTGACCACCGAGAGCACGGTCCGGTCCGAGCGCGTCACCGTCGGAAGCCGGCAGATCACCCACGCTCTCGTCGAGGAAGGTCTGACCGCGCACATGGACGGGGGCCTGCGGAGCGACATCTGCGTCAAGCTCCCGGAAGCCCTCGACGACCCGTCCGACTGGGCCTACGCGATGAAGACCATCGTGGCCCAGGTGCGGAAGATCAGGAGGAGCATCGAACAGGGCGCCGATGCCGACCTGTCGGTGTTCGCGCTCGCGCCGATCCCGCTGCTGATGAACCTGGGTGCCCTGCTGGACGACACCACGACGGTCCGGGTGTTCGACCGGCACCGTGACGACCACGAGGCCAGGGCGTGGATGTGGCGAACCCGGCGAGAGGGACCCCCGGTTAAGTTCGACATCGACGTTCCGCGCGACGCATCCGCCACCGAACTGGTCATCGAGGTCGCCGTCTCGGGGACCGCGCGAGTCGGCCGACTGCCTGAGGATGTCGAGCCGCTGCCGCGCGCACGTATGGCCCTCACTGGGCAGGACGCCCGCGCAGGCGTGCTGGAGACGCGCGCGGACCTCGATGCCGCGTCCGCGGCATGGACGAGATCCCTCGCCCTCGTCGAGGAGCGGTGCCCGAACGTCCGGACCCTGCACGTCGTCGCATCCGTGCCCGCGAGCCTCGCGGTCCGCATGGGTCGCGCGCGCATGCGCGCGGCACACCCGGCCTTCGTGGTCTACCAACTGGCGAACGGTACGTACATGCCCACCCCCACGATCACCGACCCGGTTGAGTAG
- a CDS encoding SMODS domain-containing nucleotidyltransferase, with amino-acid sequence MEQVKHFDTLLRDTVNLPQWRLDQLDDRVETIFGVLRSDAEVGALVTGKTKQGSWAHRMIIKPPKAQEYDADVLIHMTANPDWESDKGRYISSLKRALERSGYQGKVTMKTRCVRVQYANECHVDLVPYVDTPWGQRIVNRQTGEWEDSDPAGYTAWMKKRDEITHSNFRRSVRLLKYLRDHKNSFTGTPSIILTTLLGNQADSLKEFVQPGAYKNVPVTLVALMESLDDWLQARPLMPDVVDPSSPQTTFNHRWSQNSYSFFRARIHAHAAQMRDSLDEPDAEESTRKWRALFGDGFGFATTTTASASPFVVAGAAPSNGRVGRAG; translated from the coding sequence ATGGAGCAGGTCAAGCACTTCGACACGCTGCTGCGTGACACGGTCAACCTCCCGCAGTGGCGACTGGACCAGCTCGACGACCGCGTCGAAACCATCTTCGGGGTGCTTCGCAGCGACGCCGAGGTCGGCGCCCTCGTCACGGGGAAGACCAAGCAAGGCTCCTGGGCCCACCGCATGATCATCAAGCCCCCGAAGGCCCAGGAGTACGACGCCGACGTCCTGATCCACATGACTGCGAACCCCGACTGGGAGAGCGACAAGGGTCGCTACATCTCCTCGCTCAAGCGGGCGCTCGAGCGCTCCGGCTACCAGGGCAAGGTCACGATGAAGACGCGGTGCGTGCGCGTGCAGTACGCCAACGAGTGTCACGTCGACCTGGTCCCGTACGTGGACACCCCCTGGGGGCAGCGGATCGTGAACCGCCAGACCGGCGAGTGGGAGGACTCCGACCCAGCGGGCTACACCGCCTGGATGAAGAAGCGCGATGAGATCACCCACAGCAACTTCCGCCGCTCCGTGCGCCTGCTGAAGTACCTGCGCGACCACAAGAACTCATTCACCGGCACCCCGTCGATCATCCTGACGACTCTGCTCGGCAATCAGGCGGACTCGCTCAAGGAGTTCGTACAGCCGGGCGCGTACAAGAACGTGCCCGTGACGCTCGTGGCGCTCATGGAGTCGCTCGACGACTGGCTGCAAGCCAGGCCGCTGATGCCGGACGTCGTCGACCCATCGTCGCCGCAAACGACGTTCAACCACCGGTGGTCGCAAAACTCCTACAGCTTCTTCCGTGCTCGGATCCACGCCCACGCCGCTCAGATGCGCGACTCGCTCGACGAGCCGGACGCCGAGGAGAGCACCCGGAAGTGGCGTGCCCTGTTCGGCGACGGTTTCGGGTTTGCGACTACGACGACGGCATCAGCCAGCCCGTTCGTCGTCGCCGGCGCCGCCCCGAGCAACGGCCGCGTCGGCCGTGCCGGGTGA